In Deltaproteobacteria bacterium, the following proteins share a genomic window:
- a CDS encoding enoyl-CoA hydratase/isomerase family protein, translating to MRIERHGNVALLRLENGKANAIGPELLDRLESLLAQLSESRAAVITGQGSAFSAGLDLPALVGLDRARMRSFIFRFDALMMRAFEVPIPVVAAVNGHAVAGGCVLALQADVRIGVDRDSARIGLNEAQLGIGLPSLVVETLRWQVPGPSLAVLALEGRLVSPREALQLGLLHEVAAETELLPRALERAAMLAALPPAGVRMVKESLRRPVAAAARANEAAEAERWLETWFAPDSQRRLGETVARLKKK from the coding sequence ATGCGTATCGAACGCCATGGCAACGTCGCGTTGTTGCGGCTGGAGAACGGAAAGGCCAATGCCATCGGGCCCGAGCTCCTCGACCGCCTCGAGTCGCTGCTCGCGCAGCTCAGCGAGTCGCGAGCAGCGGTGATCACCGGCCAGGGGTCGGCGTTCAGCGCCGGCCTCGATCTCCCCGCGCTGGTCGGCCTCGACCGCGCGCGGATGCGATCGTTCATCTTCCGCTTCGACGCCCTGATGATGCGCGCATTCGAGGTGCCCATCCCGGTCGTTGCCGCCGTCAACGGGCATGCGGTCGCCGGTGGTTGCGTCCTCGCGCTCCAGGCTGACGTGCGCATCGGCGTCGATCGCGATTCGGCGCGCATCGGGCTCAACGAGGCGCAGCTCGGGATCGGGCTGCCTTCCCTGGTGGTGGAGACCCTGCGCTGGCAGGTGCCCGGTCCTTCGCTGGCGGTGCTCGCGCTGGAAGGACGGCTGGTCTCGCCGCGCGAGGCGCTCCAGCTCGGGCTCTTGCACGAGGTCGCCGCGGAAACCGAGCTGCTTCCGCGCGCGCTGGAGCGCGCGGCGATGCTCGCCGCGTTGCCCCCTGCCGGAGTCCGGATGGTGAAGGAATCGCTGCGCCGCCCCGTCGCGGCGGCAGCGCGCGCGAACGAAGCTGCCGAAGCGGAACGCTGGCTGGAGACCTGGTTCGCCCCGGACTCCCAGCGCCGCCTCGGCGAGACCGTAGCCCGCCTGAAAAAGAAGTAA